In one window of Leptospira sp. GIMC2001 DNA:
- a CDS encoding SDR family oxidoreductase, producing MSTTFKDKVVWITGASSGIGEALVFAFAEEGAKVILSSRKKEDLIRVQKESNLDDSRSLILPLDLEKNSSFDKEAATAIKKIGVIDIIIHNGGISQRSLVADTKLEVYRRLNEVNYMGAVSLTLSTLPHFLKQGHGLYVVVTSIVGKIGTPLRSGYSASKHALHGFFDSLRAECSDSGLSVLMVCPGFIKTKVSINALVGSGKNQGKMDDAQAKGMDPRECAKQILDGIRSKKEEIMVSGIREKAAVYAKRFFPGILSKMIKNAKVT from the coding sequence ATGAGTACAACATTCAAAGATAAAGTAGTCTGGATCACTGGTGCGTCTTCTGGTATTGGTGAGGCATTGGTTTTTGCATTTGCCGAAGAAGGAGCCAAGGTCATTCTATCTTCGCGCAAAAAAGAGGATCTGATTCGAGTTCAGAAAGAATCTAACCTTGATGATTCACGATCTTTGATTTTGCCTTTGGATTTGGAAAAGAATTCTTCATTCGATAAAGAAGCGGCAACCGCAATTAAGAAGATTGGTGTCATAGATATAATTATCCACAATGGTGGAATCAGCCAAAGGTCCCTTGTCGCAGACACCAAGCTCGAAGTCTATCGTCGCTTGAACGAGGTCAACTATATGGGGGCAGTTTCTCTCACACTATCCACCCTTCCCCATTTTCTTAAGCAAGGACACGGGCTGTATGTTGTTGTTACAAGTATTGTTGGCAAAATTGGAACCCCACTTCGATCTGGATACAGCGCATCCAAGCATGCATTGCATGGATTTTTCGATTCTTTGCGTGCAGAGTGTTCTGATTCAGGACTTTCTGTACTCATGGTATGCCCAGGATTTATAAAAACCAAAGTTTCTATCAATGCCTTAGTTGGATCCGGCAAAAACCAAGGCAAGATGGACGATGCACAAGCTAAAGGAATGGATCCAAGAGAATGCGCCAAGCAAATCCTCGACGGAATTCGATCCAAAAAAGAGGAAATCATGGTTTCTGGGATTCGGGAAAAGGCTGCAGTCTATGCGAAGAGATTTTTCCCAGGAATTCTCTCCAAGATGATCAAAAATGCTAAAGTGACATAA
- the fliF gene encoding flagellar basal-body MS-ring/collar protein FliF, whose amino-acid sequence MPEFLQKILDQAKELFQKLDTTKKAILGGVVAVVIIAVVVLANVSSQRNRITLFKDLAAKDFSEVTKKLDALGYSYSSSDTSMISVDPDQRQEIITKLAQENLIPAGVQGWELFDVEKFTETQFDKDIKKFRALKGAIEKSLMTLRPIEKAFVNIAIPEAELFESTSSPVKASVIIHLIPGVDSLSKKEIKGIVNLVSRAVPKLLPENVSVANADGRIISDFEEDLETERLELRIVQEKLRIEEEQRIKRLIDIRNTLRWFLGGEDRVDITRFEYLLNWDKEQFTENEVSPVVAIPDNPDTPYSELELVDGYSLKVSSKETSESFKGKGFTPDGPAGTEPNVPPGYKDVDYQKAEYTKGENINNYEFNKKVKEVKKQPWKIEKLSLSVVVDGQWERKEREDGLGYERKYLPVSDDDMRLVRKNLEAAIGFNRARGDQISVITIPKDRSEQFRLEDEEFARQRAIRQMIIASLIILIILIIAILIYRAIKKEIARRRRLREEELAAQQQMMREAALRVMDEGGAEVELSLDEKLRRELLENAINLAKEKPEDVAQLLRTWLSEEEAN is encoded by the coding sequence ATGCCTGAATTTCTACAAAAAATCCTAGACCAAGCAAAGGAACTATTCCAAAAGCTGGATACAACTAAGAAAGCTATCTTAGGTGGTGTAGTTGCTGTCGTCATCATTGCTGTAGTTGTCCTTGCAAATGTCAGCTCACAGAGAAACCGAATCACTCTTTTTAAAGACTTAGCTGCAAAAGATTTCTCCGAAGTAACAAAAAAGTTGGATGCTCTCGGCTATTCCTATTCGAGTAGCGACACAAGTATGATCTCTGTTGATCCTGATCAGAGACAAGAGATCATCACCAAACTTGCTCAAGAGAATTTGATTCCTGCCGGAGTTCAAGGCTGGGAACTTTTCGACGTTGAGAAATTCACCGAGACACAATTCGATAAAGATATAAAAAAATTCCGAGCGCTCAAAGGGGCAATCGAGAAATCACTCATGACTCTCAGGCCTATCGAGAAAGCTTTTGTGAACATTGCCATACCGGAAGCAGAACTTTTTGAATCTACTTCAAGCCCTGTAAAAGCATCTGTAATCATTCATCTCATTCCTGGAGTGGACAGTCTGTCCAAAAAAGAAATCAAAGGTATTGTGAATTTGGTTTCTCGTGCTGTGCCAAAATTGTTACCAGAAAATGTTAGCGTTGCAAATGCAGATGGAAGAATCATCAGTGATTTCGAAGAAGATCTAGAAACCGAACGATTGGAACTCAGAATTGTTCAAGAAAAATTAAGAATTGAAGAAGAACAACGAATCAAGCGCTTAATCGATATTCGTAATACTCTAAGATGGTTTCTTGGCGGAGAAGATAGAGTTGATATTACAAGATTCGAATATTTACTCAATTGGGATAAAGAACAATTCACCGAAAACGAAGTCTCTCCTGTAGTTGCTATCCCAGATAACCCTGATACTCCTTATTCAGAACTTGAACTCGTTGATGGATATTCACTAAAAGTATCATCTAAGGAAACCTCCGAATCGTTTAAAGGAAAAGGGTTCACTCCAGATGGACCAGCTGGTACAGAGCCAAATGTTCCACCAGGCTATAAAGATGTTGATTATCAAAAAGCTGAATACACCAAGGGTGAGAACATCAACAACTATGAATTCAATAAAAAAGTAAAAGAAGTCAAGAAACAACCTTGGAAGATCGAAAAACTCTCGTTATCCGTTGTAGTTGATGGACAATGGGAACGAAAAGAACGTGAAGATGGGCTAGGATACGAAAGAAAATATTTACCAGTATCAGACGATGATATGCGATTGGTTCGAAAAAACCTAGAAGCTGCTATTGGTTTCAATCGAGCTCGTGGTGATCAGATCTCAGTTATCACAATTCCGAAAGACAGATCCGAACAATTCCGTCTAGAAGACGAAGAGTTTGCAAGACAACGCGCAATACGACAGATGATCATTGCGTCTCTCATCATTCTTATTATCTTAATTATTGCGATTCTAATCTACAGAGCGATCAAGAAAGAAATTGCGAGAAGAAGAAGATTGCGTGAAGAAGAACTTGCTGCTCAACAACAAATGATGCGTGAAGCAGCCCTTCGAGTAATGGATGAAGGGGGAGCTGAAGTCGAGCTCTCTCTTGATGAGAAGTTAAGGCGTGAATTGCTAGAGAATGCGATCAACCTTGCGAAAGAGAAGCCAGAAGATGTTGCACAGCTTCTACGCACTTGGCTCTCGGAGGAAGAGGCTAACTAG
- a CDS encoding FliG C-terminal domain-containing protein — translation MNTAIGHNKAALIYRILGESLPMEVFNHFSSDEIEKLLSKLDQTKIPGKKEEASVLREFNTRLKNSLNSQIHSPNKQDTTSYSKNSIIATAPQQAYSHADSDDSRADIWNAEEERIIREIQSIIEEENSSNTNSLEILVDLSPEELSKLILDESPVIIAQVLYFCPQETASRLMNGLPQEFRRQVFEEFGNLDFDNVSLKDDLERLLRFKHSMIQSNGSPRKVKQRQGQKAAELLSILNPKESREILSKIQKKRPQFAENIIEHYYSFNDLLLLGRTSLSRFFEGFHSVVLATALKGVEKSLKEEILASIEPWIAKEIRLESDSIGAVSLAEIEESHRGILDRLREEIEEGRVKLWRFR, via the coding sequence GTGAACACAGCGATTGGTCACAATAAAGCTGCTCTCATCTATAGAATATTAGGTGAGAGTCTTCCCATGGAAGTCTTCAATCACTTCTCGTCCGATGAGATCGAGAAACTTTTGTCCAAACTTGACCAGACGAAAATTCCAGGTAAAAAGGAAGAAGCATCCGTTCTCAGAGAATTCAATACACGCCTCAAAAATAGTTTGAATTCCCAAATTCATTCACCTAATAAGCAAGACACTACATCTTATTCTAAGAATTCAATAATTGCAACCGCACCACAGCAAGCGTATTCTCATGCAGATTCCGATGATTCGCGTGCGGACATTTGGAACGCTGAAGAAGAAAGAATCATTCGTGAAATTCAATCCATCATAGAAGAAGAAAATTCAAGCAATACAAACTCTCTTGAAATTCTTGTTGATCTAAGTCCTGAAGAACTCTCCAAACTTATTTTGGATGAGAGTCCAGTTATCATAGCTCAGGTGTTGTATTTTTGTCCGCAAGAAACAGCCTCAAGACTTATGAATGGATTGCCTCAGGAATTTCGTCGTCAAGTATTTGAAGAGTTTGGTAATCTAGATTTTGACAATGTAAGCTTAAAAGATGATCTGGAACGACTTCTTCGATTCAAACACAGTATGATCCAATCGAATGGATCGCCGAGAAAAGTAAAACAGAGACAAGGTCAGAAAGCAGCCGAGCTTTTAAGTATTCTAAATCCGAAAGAATCCAGAGAAATCTTATCGAAAATACAGAAAAAAAGGCCTCAATTTGCCGAAAATATTATAGAACATTACTATAGTTTCAATGACTTACTTCTATTGGGTAGAACAAGTTTGTCTCGCTTCTTTGAAGGTTTTCACTCCGTAGTTCTTGCAACTGCATTGAAGGGAGTTGAGAAAAGTCTCAAAGAAGAGATTTTAGCAAGTATCGAACCATGGATCGCCAAAGAGATTCGTCTTGAATCGGATTCCATTGGTGCAGTATCCCTTGCAGAAATCGAAGAGTCACATCGTGGGATTTTGGATAGACTTCGAGAAGAAATCGAAGAAGGTAGGGTGAAACTATGGAGATTCAGGTAA
- the fliH gene encoding flagellar assembly protein FliH — translation MAKLVFKPIQIADIKDDVEINLPDKYKKYHRDEDAEEFEVDQEGNIIEQYQGPSIEEIEAELNRYRQETEEQVRLLLDDARNKSKDIEDEGRSKAFQMIQDSKEKIKLEEDSGRAKAEQILDRAKMEVERMIKEAEMKVAEIEHEAYQKGYDAGREVGFKKGQGEVRRLIDRLGTIVGKAIDIREEILAASEKQMVEMILIIARKVIKDEIIERKEIVLNNIREALKRIKDRDRVDIRVNFQDLELTTQHKDELIKLMESLRKVNIYEDSRVDRGGVIIETDVGAIDARISTQLKEIEEAIRNAEPI, via the coding sequence ATGGCAAAACTCGTTTTCAAACCCATACAGATTGCAGACATAAAAGACGATGTTGAAATCAATCTTCCAGATAAGTACAAAAAGTACCATAGAGATGAAGACGCAGAAGAATTTGAAGTAGATCAAGAAGGAAACATAATTGAGCAGTACCAAGGTCCTTCTATCGAAGAGATTGAAGCTGAACTCAATCGATACCGTCAAGAGACCGAAGAACAAGTAAGACTTCTTCTTGATGATGCACGAAATAAATCCAAAGACATAGAAGACGAAGGGCGAAGCAAAGCCTTTCAGATGATCCAAGATTCCAAAGAGAAGATTAAACTCGAGGAAGACAGCGGTCGCGCCAAAGCCGAGCAAATTCTTGATCGAGCCAAAATGGAAGTCGAACGTATGATTAAGGAAGCCGAGATGAAGGTTGCCGAAATCGAACATGAAGCTTATCAGAAAGGATATGATGCAGGTCGAGAAGTTGGTTTCAAAAAAGGTCAAGGGGAAGTTCGACGTCTGATTGACCGCTTGGGAACCATTGTTGGTAAAGCTATTGATATTCGTGAAGAGATTCTTGCCGCATCAGAGAAGCAAATGGTGGAAATGATTCTCATCATAGCAAGAAAGGTAATCAAAGATGAGATCATTGAAAGGAAAGAAATTGTTCTAAATAATATCAGAGAAGCCTTGAAGCGAATCAAGGATCGTGATAGAGTGGACATTCGAGTGAATTTCCAAGATCTGGAACTCACGACCCAACATAAGGACGAACTTATTAAGCTAATGGAATCTCTGAGAAAAGTAAATATATACGAAGACTCTCGTGTTGACCGCGGTGGTGTTATTATCGAAACCGACGTTGGTGCAATTGATGCGAGAATTTCTACTCAGTTGAAGGAGATTGAAGAGGCTATAAGAAACGCTGAACCAATATGA
- a CDS encoding sensor histidine kinase has translation MIGFSYKRFNSILLFAIAFSLFLVGNDIKAESCGSLIYDLNSDLHFSNAWQFRKGDNLDWKELSVEESFWVSRNIPDYGISKTENISGYHWYRCKIVLAENFIQPKKPLGLHLGKVRDIDETYFNGVLIGKTGSIVPNMEPDFHKERIYSIPSQLWQMGDNVIAIRVYASGYQQGLKLVPHIGAEETLIRKQYSSENLAIGFGYLFILMGIYFLTGAFIRGLRGENIFFGLFSISIGLYTLIRTQYRYEFFTSFVNSYTFELMILYPLPAFFINFLIFHLDAKRNLFVIAYEVFLAILCLSVPFIKSTYGWNLSISLFNYSLPVAMGISIFYISKDFRQNLPKLRFILIGLVGLLPTILIDSLTALEILSLDGTIYFGFFFFLVLISVQLSEEMVASLQKYIEMESELIRMEKIKTGFLLNISNEFKTGIEKISTVFGKMKTSSSQAKSDKKSWESLDAHLHNTIAMIDEAVLLRKLENKEYFPELSTFEITTLIQQCLDYTEKRLEQKRKTTHISVQPKSAMIQSDMHLMTVIARNLIDNAYIYTDKSVRVDIEFQISPGKFTFSVSDEGLGMNHFEQENLFKKFIRGQKNDSIPGAGIGLTLVKAAVDCLNGEIRVKSSEGMGAMFVVTIPQGKS, from the coding sequence ATGATAGGCTTTTCTTATAAACGATTCAACTCAATCCTTCTTTTCGCTATTGCTTTTAGTCTATTCTTAGTTGGAAATGATATCAAAGCAGAGTCATGTGGATCTTTGATTTATGATTTGAATTCCGATCTACATTTTTCTAATGCTTGGCAATTTAGAAAAGGGGATAATCTAGATTGGAAAGAACTTTCTGTTGAGGAAAGCTTCTGGGTCAGTCGCAACATTCCTGATTACGGAATCAGCAAGACAGAAAATATTTCCGGTTATCATTGGTATCGATGCAAGATCGTTCTAGCTGAAAATTTCATACAACCTAAGAAACCCTTAGGACTTCACCTAGGCAAAGTTAGAGATATAGATGAAACATATTTCAATGGTGTTCTGATTGGAAAGACTGGATCAATTGTGCCAAATATGGAACCTGATTTCCATAAAGAAAGAATCTATTCAATTCCATCCCAGCTCTGGCAAATGGGTGATAATGTAATTGCAATTAGAGTATATGCGTCTGGATATCAACAAGGCCTCAAATTAGTTCCGCATATTGGTGCGGAAGAAACTTTGATTCGCAAGCAATATTCATCAGAGAATCTAGCAATTGGTTTTGGATATTTATTTATATTGATGGGAATATATTTCCTTACTGGCGCCTTTATTCGAGGATTACGCGGTGAGAATATATTCTTCGGACTTTTCTCAATATCAATCGGACTGTATACATTGATAAGAACACAATATCGATATGAGTTTTTTACTTCATTCGTGAATTCTTATACATTTGAACTGATGATTCTTTATCCCCTACCCGCATTTTTTATCAATTTTCTCATATTCCATCTTGATGCAAAAAGAAATCTATTTGTGATTGCCTATGAAGTTTTTCTAGCTATTCTATGTTTGTCTGTCCCCTTCATCAAATCAACTTATGGATGGAATCTATCCATTTCACTATTCAATTATTCACTTCCTGTAGCGATGGGGATTAGTATTTTTTATATATCAAAAGACTTCAGACAGAATCTTCCCAAACTAAGATTCATCTTGATCGGACTTGTTGGATTGCTACCGACCATACTTATTGATTCACTAACAGCATTAGAAATTCTATCTTTAGATGGGACAATTTATTTTGGATTCTTTTTCTTTCTAGTTTTGATCTCAGTTCAGCTATCCGAAGAGATGGTCGCAAGCTTACAAAAATACATAGAGATGGAATCCGAATTGATCCGAATGGAGAAAATCAAAACAGGTTTTCTTCTGAATATTTCGAATGAATTCAAAACCGGAATCGAGAAAATTTCCACAGTTTTTGGAAAAATGAAAACATCATCTTCTCAGGCTAAATCAGATAAGAAATCTTGGGAAAGTCTTGATGCTCATCTTCACAACACAATTGCGATGATTGATGAGGCTGTATTGCTAAGAAAGCTCGAAAACAAAGAGTATTTCCCTGAACTTTCTACTTTTGAAATTACTACTTTAATTCAGCAATGTCTAGATTATACCGAGAAGCGCTTAGAACAGAAAAGAAAAACAACTCATATTTCTGTTCAACCCAAATCTGCAATGATTCAAAGCGATATGCATCTGATGACCGTTATAGCAAGAAACTTAATTGATAATGCTTATATTTATACGGACAAATCTGTTCGAGTTGATATTGAATTCCAGATTAGCCCAGGTAAATTTACTTTTTCTGTTTCTGATGAAGGATTGGGAATGAATCATTTTGAACAAGAAAATTTATTCAAAAAATTCATTCGAGGCCAAAAGAACGATTCTATACCAGGTGCAGGAATTGGGCTCACTCTAGTAAAAGCGGCAGTCGATTGCTTGAACGGAGAGATCCGAGTAAAATCCTCAGAGGGAATGGGTGCAATGTTTGTCGTGACGATTCCCCAAGGTAAATCATGA
- a CDS encoding 7TM diverse intracellular signaling domain-containing protein gives MRNNLFIPILLATLIGCGTQHKLDDSIDLSGEDWSLSLSDRSEYATIEISHSQWEIVSLPNNLYKAMDDSDGAIWLRKTFDYNLETFKGNPVVYLGKIYETDQVFINGILVGDNGGRSVNFGRNRIYPIPTGLLVSGENLIAIRLSSSLTRAAGILSDPISISPLDQAWEKEWHTATKEFIYVSFFFFISLFYLLNYFRLRQSKEYLSFSIFAIVYCLYEYSRNEFRFNLIDNFLLFKFVEYASLFFIPYLFIRFVEDFLKFPRFKYSKVYLLLSASFALIFAIIQNHSFWFGFVGYWDIHLPFAVSYTIFLTYKRMKENVIGAYIHMLGLIYIFYAILKQIFIERGFLNVESSVENSVLFYFFIMTLALRMQFLFVKRNIQNRYDQLREADSLREKVFSHMELMISSPLKTMSSIFAEIRDTKDSKAKKEKVKELENIQSSLQPLMDDIIELSRLEVMNEVPFKASVPFVDFIKEVIPEDAITYSIKVDPATMIENSLELINSIVIRLIDFPGIREFTHNDLIVTQDLKGNIHFRFLLFHSNPKIAIHLYNELSGKHFSHLQDANTVKWQIIRQIARLLHAKLDTKIIKRKYLRIDLELKAIPAISSELEMIQEGIEKDKSRKPKNHWKDELRMIQEKLSSLLKKRK, from the coding sequence ATGAGAAATAATTTATTTATACCGATTCTTTTGGCAACTTTGATCGGTTGCGGAACCCAACATAAATTAGATGATAGTATTGATCTATCCGGAGAAGATTGGTCGCTCTCTCTTTCTGATAGATCGGAATATGCAACAATTGAAATCTCTCACAGTCAATGGGAAATTGTTAGCCTACCGAACAATCTCTACAAAGCAATGGACGACTCAGATGGCGCTATCTGGCTAAGAAAAACTTTTGATTACAATCTAGAAACATTTAAAGGAAATCCCGTCGTTTACCTTGGCAAAATATATGAAACTGACCAAGTCTTTATAAACGGAATTCTTGTTGGGGATAATGGTGGACGAAGTGTCAATTTCGGCCGCAACAGAATCTACCCTATTCCGACTGGACTACTTGTATCTGGGGAAAATCTAATTGCGATTAGACTATCATCTTCTCTTACGAGAGCTGCCGGAATACTGTCAGATCCAATATCTATATCCCCACTGGATCAAGCCTGGGAGAAAGAATGGCATACTGCTACTAAAGAATTCATTTATGTATCTTTTTTCTTTTTTATTAGTTTATTCTATTTATTGAATTATTTTCGCCTTCGGCAATCCAAGGAATATCTATCTTTCAGTATATTTGCAATTGTTTATTGTTTGTATGAATACTCAAGAAATGAGTTTAGATTTAATTTAATTGATAACTTTTTATTATTCAAATTCGTAGAATATGCTTCTTTATTTTTTATTCCCTACCTATTCATTAGATTTGTTGAAGATTTTTTAAAATTTCCAAGATTCAAATATTCGAAAGTTTACCTTTTACTATCTGCATCATTTGCTTTAATATTTGCAATCATTCAAAATCATAGCTTTTGGTTTGGATTTGTCGGATATTGGGATATTCACCTTCCTTTCGCTGTAAGTTATACGATATTTCTAACGTATAAAAGAATGAAAGAAAATGTGATTGGAGCCTATATCCATATGTTGGGCTTAATTTATATTTTCTATGCAATTCTCAAACAAATATTTATTGAACGTGGATTCTTGAATGTTGAATCTTCAGTTGAGAATTCTGTACTTTTCTACTTTTTCATTATGACCCTTGCGCTGCGGATGCAATTTCTTTTTGTCAAACGAAATATTCAGAACCGATATGATCAATTGCGTGAAGCAGATTCATTAAGAGAAAAAGTTTTCAGCCATATGGAATTGATGATTTCTAGTCCTCTCAAGACAATGAGTTCAATTTTTGCTGAAATACGTGACACAAAAGATTCTAAAGCAAAGAAAGAAAAAGTAAAAGAACTAGAAAATATTCAGTCCAGCTTACAGCCATTAATGGATGATATTATTGAACTTTCGAGATTGGAAGTGATGAATGAAGTTCCATTTAAAGCTTCAGTTCCTTTCGTAGATTTTATCAAGGAAGTGATTCCAGAAGATGCAATTACCTACTCTATAAAAGTAGATCCAGCTACTATGATAGAAAATAGTTTAGAGTTAATCAATTCTATAGTTATCCGGTTGATAGATTTTCCCGGGATTAGAGAATTCACACACAATGACTTAATCGTAACCCAAGACTTGAAAGGAAATATACATTTTCGATTCTTATTATTTCATTCTAATCCAAAGATTGCAATCCATCTCTATAATGAATTATCAGGGAAACATTTTTCTCATCTACAAGATGCTAACACTGTCAAGTGGCAGATCATAAGACAGATTGCGAGACTATTGCATGCAAAACTAGATACAAAAATTATCAAAAGAAAGTATCTAAGAATCGATCTTGAATTGAAAGCGATTCCTGCGATTTCGTCTGAGCTCGAAATGATTCAAGAAGGAATCGAGAAAGATAAATCGAGAAAACCAAAAAATCATTGGAAAGATGAACTTCGTATGATTCAAGAGAAACTATCGAGTCTTCTCAAGAAGCGGAAATAG
- the mtnC gene encoding acireductone synthase, giving the protein MPNVCLLDIEGTVGSISFVHNVLFPYSTERLLGFLREYPIETELLQEILLENERDYSNGEFPKIENPSDPREINAYLQFLTRIDRKFSPLKIIQGRIWKLGFEIGDLKAELFEDVPKVIEACSKKNWKFYIYSSGSVEAQILFFQYSIFGDLTQYISGYFDTEVGAKRDKNSYLTIRKRINDDFIKQDLVSKSETDNNNSEFIFLTDIKEEAYAAEEAGWNVAILNRPGNYDQGQHNLQIFDNLFPLLEKTR; this is encoded by the coding sequence ATGCCTAATGTTTGTTTGTTGGATATTGAAGGAACTGTTGGATCAATAAGTTTTGTACACAATGTTTTATTTCCCTATTCGACAGAAAGACTATTGGGTTTTTTGCGTGAATATCCAATTGAGACAGAGCTACTCCAGGAAATACTATTAGAAAACGAAAGAGATTATTCCAATGGTGAATTTCCAAAGATCGAAAATCCTTCCGATCCAAGAGAGATCAATGCCTATTTGCAATTTCTTACGAGAATAGATCGTAAGTTTTCTCCTCTTAAGATTATCCAGGGAAGAATTTGGAAGCTAGGTTTTGAGATTGGAGATCTCAAAGCTGAACTTTTCGAAGATGTTCCCAAGGTAATTGAGGCATGTTCCAAGAAAAATTGGAAATTCTATATATATTCATCGGGAAGCGTTGAGGCTCAAATTTTATTCTTCCAATATTCAATTTTCGGTGATTTAACTCAGTATATAAGCGGATATTTTGATACGGAAGTGGGTGCCAAACGAGATAAGAATAGTTATCTTACAATTCGTAAACGTATCAATGATGATTTCATAAAACAAGATCTAGTTTCGAAATCGGAGACGGACAACAATAATTCAGAATTTATTTTTCTTACTGATATAAAAGAAGAGGCTTATGCTGCCGAAGAGGCTGGTTGGAATGTTGCTATTTTGAATCGACCTGGAAACTACGATCAAGGTCAGCATAATTTGCAAATATTTGATAATCTATTTCCGCTTCTTGAGAAGACTCGATAG
- a CDS encoding MFS transporter: MKSMDENKSLLRFIGLQELSRHGARGILAFWMLMGMSFFLFADQNLIAPNLKNIGASLGLTEPADIDWYLGGVVPIFFFILGGAVSVSMGYLSQKYSRKHLLIATVILGEVPCLLTGYATSYNEFLLLRTLCGFGLGGIFPLLFSLIGDYFTDKSRAIATGFVSISMGLGVGVGQLVGGILGDSDPINGWRTSFIVLAIPSFFFAFIYMIFCSEPKRGGMEKELENRNLDELSHLISWSDFALLFKNKTNLGVFLQGIPGCVPWGVFFVFLADFYENMYSLTKLEAAGLVTFSAIGVFAGLLFGGIIGQWLYNKNKVYQPIFCGVTTFLGIFPCIGLLYANDFAHSGLPFILLNVFAGFLISLTGANVRAVLINVNVPKRRSAIFSLYNLTDDLGKGLGPAMSAMILAISTDRALALSISILFWIPCSLFWIIIGMNYKKDVESMHEELKNA; the protein is encoded by the coding sequence ATCAAAAGCATGGATGAGAATAAAAGTTTACTTCGCTTTATCGGATTGCAAGAGTTAAGTCGCCACGGTGCAAGAGGAATTCTTGCATTCTGGATGCTTATGGGAATGAGCTTTTTTCTCTTTGCAGACCAGAACTTGATTGCTCCCAATCTAAAAAATATTGGTGCATCTCTCGGTCTCACAGAACCAGCAGATATAGATTGGTACTTAGGTGGTGTAGTTCCCATCTTCTTTTTTATATTAGGTGGCGCTGTTTCTGTTAGCATGGGATATCTTTCTCAGAAGTATTCTAGAAAACATCTACTGATCGCAACCGTTATCTTGGGTGAAGTGCCTTGCCTATTGACTGGTTATGCAACATCTTATAATGAATTTCTGCTTTTGCGTACCTTATGTGGTTTTGGATTGGGAGGAATATTTCCACTTTTGTTCTCATTGATTGGTGATTATTTTACTGATAAATCTAGAGCAATTGCTACAGGATTTGTTTCTATTTCCATGGGATTGGGTGTCGGTGTCGGGCAGTTAGTTGGTGGAATTCTAGGAGATTCTGATCCGATCAATGGTTGGAGAACTTCCTTTATTGTTCTTGCAATTCCTTCTTTCTTCTTTGCATTCATCTATATGATTTTTTGTTCTGAGCCTAAGCGTGGTGGAATGGAAAAAGAACTTGAGAATCGAAACTTAGATGAACTTTCCCATTTGATTTCTTGGTCAGATTTTGCATTGCTTTTTAAAAATAAAACGAATCTCGGAGTTTTCTTACAAGGAATTCCTGGTTGTGTTCCCTGGGGAGTGTTCTTTGTATTCTTAGCTGACTTCTATGAGAATATGTATTCGCTTACAAAATTGGAGGCGGCCGGACTCGTAACATTCAGTGCAATTGGTGTTTTCGCAGGATTATTGTTTGGTGGTATTATTGGTCAATGGCTCTACAATAAAAATAAAGTATACCAGCCGATTTTTTGTGGAGTTACAACTTTTCTAGGAATTTTCCCATGCATTGGTTTATTGTATGCAAACGACTTTGCTCATTCAGGGCTTCCCTTTATATTGCTGAATGTTTTTGCTGGTTTTCTCATCTCTCTTACAGGTGCAAATGTGCGCGCTGTTCTAATAAATGTAAATGTTCCGAAACGACGTTCTGCGATATTTTCACTGTATAATTTGACTGATGATCTTGGAAAAGGACTCGGTCCCGCAATGTCAGCGATGATTCTTGCTATATCAACAGATCGAGCTCTGGCTTTATCAATTTCGATTCTTTTCTGGATACCGTGTAGCCTATTCTGGATTATCATTGGAATGAATTACAAAAAAGATGTAGAATCAATGCATGAGGAATTGAAGAATGCCTAA